A part of Leifsonia xyli subsp. xyli str. CTCB07 genomic DNA contains:
- a CDS encoding ECF transporter S component — MHATVPPLVARPVRVVRWRVVDIVVASVVAVASGVVFWAWGQAWNPLSGPVTALLPSFQGILNGPWLFAGVLVALIVRKPGAALYGEVVAAVVSMLVGTQWGFATLFSGVVQGLGAEIVFALFLYAKWTLPPALLAGAGAGLAESVLDLFYSYPGVGPGFAIVYTVTTTTSGVVVAGLGSWALVRALAKTGALDRFATGREGRV, encoded by the coding sequence GTGCATGCAACTGTTCCACCCCTCGTAGCCCGCCCGGTGCGCGTCGTCCGCTGGCGGGTCGTCGACATCGTCGTCGCCAGTGTGGTCGCCGTCGCATCCGGTGTCGTCTTCTGGGCCTGGGGCCAGGCCTGGAACCCGTTGTCGGGCCCGGTCACGGCTCTTCTGCCCAGCTTCCAGGGCATCCTGAACGGCCCCTGGCTGTTCGCCGGGGTGCTCGTCGCGCTCATCGTGCGGAAGCCGGGCGCTGCACTCTACGGCGAGGTGGTCGCCGCCGTCGTCTCTATGCTCGTCGGGACGCAGTGGGGTTTCGCGACCCTGTTCTCCGGCGTCGTCCAGGGGCTCGGCGCTGAGATCGTCTTCGCACTGTTCCTCTACGCCAAGTGGACGCTGCCGCCAGCTCTCCTCGCGGGCGCGGGGGCGGGACTCGCCGAGTCGGTGCTCGACCTGTTCTATTCGTATCCCGGGGTGGGGCCGGGCTTCGCCATCGTCTACACGGTCACGACCACGACCTCCGGTGTCGTCGTCGCAGGTCTCGGGTCGTGGGCCCTCGTCCGGGCGCTGGCGAAGACGGGAGCGCTCGACCGGTTCGCGACCGGGCGCGAGGGCCGGGTCTGA
- a CDS encoding spore germination protein GerW family protein, protein MNISLKLAETLSSSGVKSVYGEPVVVDGTTIVPVAAVKFGFGGSVGDDEDGPGRSGGGGGGGVAVPFGAYVSDEAGVRFRPNLITLLAVGIPFVWVA, encoded by the coding sequence ATGAACATCTCACTCAAACTCGCGGAGACGTTGAGCTCCTCCGGTGTGAAATCTGTTTACGGGGAGCCGGTCGTGGTGGATGGCACGACGATCGTCCCGGTCGCGGCGGTGAAGTTCGGCTTCGGCGGCTCTGTGGGCGACGACGAGGACGGCCCCGGCCGCTCCGGGGGTGGCGGTGGGGGCGGCGTGGCCGTTCCTTTCGGCGCTTACGTGAGTGATGAGGCCGGAGTGCGGTTCCGGCCGAACCTGATCACTCTGCTGGCGGTCGGCATCCCGTTCGTCTGGGTGGCCTGA
- a CDS encoding endonuclease/exonuclease/phosphatase family protein produces the protein MPLRPPRLRPRGLLTGIAALAVGALLLWHRTLPDIAGSASLVETFLPWGGALLIVLGAVALLRLSLVAGLAVAAAMAVWWSAFGVAALPAMNGGAPRFTVVSENIRAQNPQASAIAEGLASRSPDLITLQELDATTRPAVESALAGRYPHHIVVGTVGLWSRYELTGEEPLSLGLGWNRALRVDVATPGATTRVYTVHLASMRPGEHQERDRMLAELRNTIAADTAEHLLVIGDFNAASTDHSLSPLLAELDEQPDSSLGLGFSWPAVFPVARLDHALTRGLTVSVSTVLPANGSDHRGILVGLR, from the coding sequence GTGCCCCTCCGCCCTCCCCGCCTCCGCCCGCGCGGTCTGCTGACGGGGATCGCGGCACTCGCGGTCGGCGCTCTGCTGCTGTGGCACAGGACGCTGCCCGACATCGCCGGATCGGCATCCCTCGTCGAGACTTTCCTGCCCTGGGGAGGCGCGCTCCTCATCGTGCTCGGGGCGGTCGCGCTGCTGCGGCTCTCACTCGTCGCCGGGCTGGCCGTGGCGGCGGCGATGGCCGTCTGGTGGTCGGCCTTCGGCGTCGCTGCGCTGCCGGCGATGAATGGCGGCGCCCCACGGTTCACGGTCGTGAGTGAGAACATCCGGGCACAGAACCCGCAGGCATCCGCGATCGCGGAGGGCCTCGCTTCGCGCTCTCCCGATCTCATCACCCTGCAAGAGCTCGACGCCACGACGCGCCCGGCCGTCGAATCCGCCCTCGCCGGCCGCTACCCCCACCACATCGTCGTGGGCACCGTCGGTCTCTGGAGCAGATACGAACTGACCGGCGAAGAGCCGCTGAGCCTCGGCCTCGGCTGGAACCGCGCCCTCCGTGTCGATGTCGCCACGCCGGGCGCCACGACCCGGGTCTACACCGTCCACCTCGCATCGATGCGTCCCGGCGAACACCAGGAGCGTGACCGGATGCTGGCCGAACTGCGGAACACGATCGCCGCCGACACGGCCGAGCATCTCCTCGTCATCGGCGATTTCAACGCCGCCAGCACCGACCACTCGCTCAGCCCTCTCCTGGCCGAGCTCGACGAGCAGCCGGACAGCAGCCTCGGCCTCGGCTTCAGCTGGCCGGCGGTTTTCCCCGTCGCCCGGCTCGACCACGCCCTCACCCGCGGCCTCACCGTCTCCGTCAGCACCGTGCTCCCGGCGAACGGCAGCGATCACCGCGGCATCCTCGTCGGTCTGCGCTGA
- a CDS encoding DNA polymerase IV → MGRADGSDRQVTTAEIDDDDATILHVDMDAFFAAVELLDRPDARGKPAIVGHAGGRGVVTSATYEARKFGVRSAMPVSQALRLCPTAIILPPHYDKYTECSRRVMGIFHEITPLVEPLSIDEAFLDIAGARRLLGPPRRIAELIRSRVREETGLTCSVGVAGTKFLAKLASGRAKPDGLLVIPPADAIAYLRPLPVGALWGVGSSTQASLERMGMRTVADLADAPLPVLERAVGKASAHRLHELANGRDARTIVTESREKSIGHENTFPVDVDDPGELRRELLRLSGRVGERLRKHGMAGRTVAIKVRFSDFRTLSRSRTLKEPTNVGRRLFEEAWDVFEAIGIHLRETPIRLIGVRAEQLADTGGDALALWDSDEEWRQTERALDAVSARFGHGAIGPASLVRRTQQAEEAEREGRNPRWLSE, encoded by the coding sequence GTGGGACGAGCGGATGGCAGCGACCGGCAGGTGACGACCGCCGAGATCGACGACGACGACGCCACCATCTTGCACGTCGACATGGACGCCTTCTTCGCTGCGGTCGAACTGCTCGATCGGCCGGACGCGCGCGGGAAGCCCGCGATCGTCGGCCACGCGGGCGGGCGCGGTGTGGTCACGAGCGCGACCTACGAGGCGCGGAAGTTCGGCGTCCGCAGCGCCATGCCGGTCTCACAGGCGCTTCGGCTGTGCCCGACGGCGATCATCCTGCCGCCGCACTACGACAAGTACACGGAGTGCTCGCGCAGAGTGATGGGCATCTTTCACGAGATCACGCCGCTGGTGGAGCCGCTCAGCATCGATGAGGCGTTCCTGGACATCGCCGGCGCCCGCCGTCTGCTCGGTCCGCCTCGGCGCATCGCCGAGCTCATCCGCTCGCGCGTGCGGGAGGAGACCGGGCTCACCTGCTCGGTCGGCGTCGCGGGGACGAAATTCCTGGCGAAGCTCGCTTCCGGCCGCGCCAAACCCGATGGCCTCCTCGTGATCCCGCCCGCTGACGCCATCGCCTATCTGCGGCCGTTGCCGGTCGGCGCGCTGTGGGGCGTCGGCTCGAGCACACAGGCCTCGCTGGAGCGGATGGGGATGCGGACGGTCGCCGATCTCGCCGACGCCCCGCTGCCGGTGCTCGAGCGTGCGGTGGGCAAGGCCTCCGCGCACCGTCTGCACGAACTCGCGAACGGCCGCGACGCGCGGACGATCGTCACGGAGTCGCGTGAGAAGAGCATCGGCCACGAGAACACGTTCCCGGTGGATGTGGACGACCCCGGCGAGCTCCGCCGGGAGCTGCTGCGGCTCTCCGGCCGTGTGGGAGAGCGGCTGCGGAAGCACGGGATGGCCGGCCGCACCGTGGCGATCAAGGTTCGCTTCTCCGACTTCCGCACGCTCTCGCGCTCCCGCACGCTTAAAGAGCCGACCAACGTCGGGCGGCGGCTGTTCGAGGAGGCGTGGGATGTTTTCGAGGCGATCGGCATCCACCTCCGCGAGACGCCGATCCGGCTGATCGGGGTGCGGGCCGAGCAGCTGGCGGACACCGGGGGAGACGCGCTCGCGCTCTGGGACTCGGATGAGGAATGGCGTCAGACCGAGCGCGCCCTCGATGCCGTGAGTGCGCGTTTCGGGCACGGGGCGATCGGACCGGCGTCGCTCGTGCGGCGGACGCAGCAGGCGGAGGAGGCCGAGCGGGAGGGGCGGAACCCGCGCTGGCTGAGCGAGTGA
- a CDS encoding DUF1697 domain-containing protein: protein MLGVGLVRGINVGGSACVSKADLAAAFEAAGFAEVVTLLQSGNAVFAASAPPTARQAAAVTAALRASTGVEAGVVLLTEKRFRSLAAGNPLLPLGDDESKLMVTVLDHDLPAGLEVPADDEIAPEAVRLGHRAVYQWCPLGVSKSVLPAAFWRAVGPVATARNQWTVGRILNELDRRG from the coding sequence ATGCTCGGCGTCGGTCTGGTCCGCGGCATCAATGTCGGCGGGTCCGCCTGTGTGTCCAAAGCGGATCTCGCCGCTGCGTTCGAGGCGGCTGGTTTCGCGGAGGTGGTGACGCTCCTCCAGAGCGGCAATGCCGTGTTCGCGGCCTCCGCGCCGCCGACAGCCCGCCAAGCCGCGGCGGTCACCGCGGCCCTGCGCGCGAGCACCGGAGTGGAGGCCGGGGTCGTGCTTCTCACCGAGAAGCGGTTCCGGTCGCTCGCGGCCGGCAATCCGCTGCTTCCGCTCGGAGACGACGAATCGAAGCTCATGGTGACCGTCCTCGATCACGACCTCCCGGCCGGTCTGGAGGTCCCGGCCGACGATGAGATCGCGCCCGAGGCGGTGCGCCTCGGGCATCGGGCCGTCTACCAGTGGTGTCCGCTCGGGGTGTCGAAGTCGGTGCTCCCGGCGGCGTTCTGGCGCGCGGTCGGTCCGGTCGCCACCGCGCGCAACCAGTGGACGGTGGGCCGCATCCTGAACGAACTCGATCGCCGCGGCTGA
- the gatB gene encoding Asp-tRNA(Asn)/Glu-tRNA(Gln) amidotransferase subunit GatB: MAKVDLMEYERALELFEPVLGFEVHVELNTKTKMFCGCANEFGSGANTNTCPTCLGLPGGLPHVNEKAIESSIRLGLALGCDIAESSRFARKNYFYPDLAKNFQTSQYDEPIAHDGRVSIELENGRELTIEIERAHMEEDAGKLTHIGGATGRIQGADHSLVDFNRGGVPLVEIVTKMIEGAETDAPEVGRTYVRAIRDIVKALGVSNARMEEGNVRCDANVSLRRRGSSELGTRTETKNVNSLRSIERAVRYEIQRQAAILEAGGAIVQETRHWHEDTGSTSAGRPKSDADDYRYFPEPDLVPVAPSREWIEELRGTLPEPPAARRKRLTAEWGFTALEFQDVANADLLDELEATIAAGAAPAAARKWWTGEIARVANAQGVAAGTLVAPEHVAELAGLVEAGTLTDRLARQVLEGVIAGEGRPQEVVDARGLAVVSDDGALVAAIDEALAAQPDVLAKIRDGKVQAAGAVIGAVMKAMKGQADAARVRELVLERASQ; the protein is encoded by the coding sequence ATGGCGAAGGTCGACCTGATGGAGTACGAGCGCGCCCTGGAGCTCTTCGAGCCGGTGCTGGGGTTCGAGGTGCATGTCGAGCTGAACACGAAGACGAAGATGTTCTGCGGCTGCGCCAACGAGTTCGGATCGGGCGCCAACACCAACACCTGCCCGACCTGCCTGGGGCTCCCCGGCGGTCTCCCGCATGTGAACGAGAAAGCGATCGAGTCGAGCATCCGCCTGGGTCTCGCGCTGGGCTGCGACATCGCGGAGTCGAGCCGGTTCGCGCGGAAGAACTACTTCTACCCGGACCTGGCGAAGAACTTCCAGACCTCGCAGTACGACGAGCCGATCGCGCACGACGGCCGGGTGAGCATCGAGCTGGAGAACGGCCGCGAGCTGACCATCGAGATCGAGCGGGCGCACATGGAGGAGGATGCGGGCAAGCTGACCCACATCGGCGGCGCCACCGGCCGCATCCAGGGCGCGGATCACTCCCTCGTCGACTTCAACCGCGGCGGTGTGCCGCTGGTCGAGATCGTCACCAAGATGATCGAGGGCGCGGAGACCGACGCTCCGGAGGTGGGCCGCACCTATGTGCGCGCCATCCGGGACATCGTGAAGGCGCTCGGCGTCTCGAACGCGCGCATGGAGGAGGGAAACGTCCGGTGCGACGCGAACGTGTCGCTCCGCCGCCGCGGTTCGTCGGAGCTGGGCACGCGCACGGAGACCAAGAACGTCAACTCGCTGCGCTCGATCGAGCGGGCGGTGCGCTACGAGATCCAGCGGCAAGCCGCCATCCTGGAGGCCGGTGGCGCGATCGTGCAGGAGACGCGGCACTGGCACGAGGACACCGGCAGCACCTCCGCCGGCCGGCCGAAGTCCGACGCCGACGACTACCGCTACTTCCCGGAGCCGGACCTCGTGCCGGTGGCCCCGAGCCGCGAGTGGATCGAGGAGCTGCGCGGCACGCTCCCCGAGCCCCCTGCGGCGCGCCGCAAGCGGCTGACCGCCGAGTGGGGGTTCACCGCGCTGGAGTTCCAGGATGTCGCGAACGCCGACCTGCTCGACGAGCTGGAGGCCACCATCGCCGCGGGCGCGGCCCCGGCCGCCGCCCGCAAATGGTGGACCGGCGAGATCGCCCGCGTGGCGAACGCCCAGGGCGTTGCGGCCGGGACGCTCGTCGCCCCCGAGCACGTCGCGGAGCTCGCTGGACTGGTCGAAGCGGGCACGCTGACCGACCGGCTGGCACGCCAGGTGCTTGAGGGTGTCATCGCGGGGGAGGGCCGCCCCCAGGAGGTCGTGGACGCGCGCGGTCTCGCGGTCGTCTCGGACGACGGCGCGCTGGTCGCCGCGATCGACGAAGCGCTGGCCGCGCAGCCCGACGTGCTGGCGAAGATCCGCGACGGCAAGGTGCAGGCCGCGGGCGCCGTCATCGGCGCGGTCATGAAGGCGATGAAGGGCCAGGCCGACGCCGCCCGCGTCCGTGAGCTGGTCCTGGAACGGGCGTCACAGTAG
- the gatA gene encoding Asp-tRNA(Asn)/Glu-tRNA(Gln) amidotransferase subunit GatA, with translation MTDLTRLSAAALADLLAAGEISSVEATRAHLGRIEAVDADVHAFLHVAGEKALRTAAEIDGRRASGEKLGPFAGVPVAIKDVLATNDMPSTSGSKILEGWLPPYDATVVRKLREADLVPLGKTNMDEFAMGSSTEHSAYGPTRNPWDLERIPGGSGGGSAAAVSAFEAPLALGSDTGGSIRQPAAVTGSVGVKPTYGGVSRYGAIALASSLDQVGPVSRTVLDAGLLHDVIAGHDALDSTSLTDVWPSMADAARAGAREGALRRVRVGVVRELNGEGFQAGVKQRFEESLGLLEGAGAEIVEVSAPSFEYAVAAYYLILPAEASSNLARFDSVRFGLQVDPAEGPVTVERVMAATRDAGFGPEVKRRIILGTYALSAGYYDAYYGSAQKVRTLIQRDFSAAFERVDVLVSPSAPTTAFRFGEKLHDPMAMYLNDITTIPANLAGVPGMGLPIGLAPEDGLPVGLQLMAPAHADARLYTIGAALERLLEEKWGGPLLAQAPDLSATEMLASEEGAV, from the coding sequence ATGACGGATCTGACCCGGCTCTCCGCCGCCGCTCTCGCCGATCTGCTCGCCGCGGGCGAGATCTCCTCGGTGGAGGCCACCCGTGCCCATCTGGGCCGCATCGAGGCGGTGGACGCGGATGTCCACGCGTTCCTCCACGTCGCCGGTGAGAAGGCGCTCCGCACCGCCGCCGAGATCGACGGCCGCCGTGCCTCCGGTGAGAAGCTCGGCCCGTTCGCGGGGGTTCCTGTCGCGATCAAGGATGTGCTCGCGACGAACGACATGCCCTCCACCTCCGGATCGAAGATCCTCGAAGGCTGGCTGCCGCCCTACGATGCGACCGTGGTGCGCAAGCTGCGCGAGGCCGATCTGGTGCCGCTCGGCAAGACCAACATGGACGAGTTCGCGATGGGCTCCTCCACTGAGCACTCCGCCTACGGCCCCACCCGCAACCCGTGGGACCTGGAGCGCATCCCGGGCGGCTCCGGCGGCGGTTCGGCCGCGGCCGTCTCGGCGTTCGAGGCGCCGCTCGCCCTCGGCTCCGACACCGGCGGCTCGATCCGCCAGCCCGCCGCGGTCACCGGTTCGGTCGGGGTGAAGCCGACCTACGGCGGCGTGAGCCGCTACGGCGCCATCGCGCTGGCGAGCTCGCTCGATCAGGTGGGTCCGGTCTCCCGCACGGTGCTGGATGCCGGTCTGCTGCACGACGTCATCGCCGGTCACGACGCGCTCGACTCCACCTCGCTGACCGATGTCTGGCCGTCGATGGCCGATGCGGCGCGCGCGGGAGCACGCGAGGGCGCGCTGCGCCGTGTGCGCGTCGGCGTCGTCCGCGAGCTGAACGGCGAGGGCTTCCAGGCGGGCGTCAAGCAGCGCTTCGAGGAGTCCCTGGGCCTGCTGGAAGGCGCCGGGGCGGAGATCGTCGAGGTCTCCGCACCGAGCTTCGAGTACGCTGTCGCCGCCTACTACCTGATCCTGCCCGCCGAAGCCTCCAGCAACCTGGCGCGCTTCGACTCGGTGCGGTTCGGACTGCAGGTCGACCCGGCGGAGGGTCCGGTCACCGTCGAGCGCGTGATGGCGGCCACCCGCGACGCGGGCTTCGGCCCGGAGGTCAAGCGCCGCATCATCTTGGGCACCTACGCGCTCAGTGCGGGCTACTACGACGCGTACTACGGCAGCGCCCAGAAGGTGCGCACGCTCATCCAGCGCGACTTCTCGGCCGCGTTCGAGCGGGTGGATGTGCTGGTCAGCCCGAGCGCGCCGACCACCGCCTTCCGGTTCGGGGAGAAGCTGCACGACCCGATGGCGATGTACCTCAACGACATCACCACCATCCCGGCCAACCTCGCCGGCGTGCCCGGCATGGGCCTGCCGATCGGCCTGGCGCCGGAGGACGGTCTGCCCGTCGGCCTGCAGCTGATGGCCCCGGCGCACGCCGATGCCCGCCTCTACACGATCGGCGCCGCTCTGGAGCGGTTGCTGGAGGAGAAGTGGGGCGGCCCGCTGCTGGCCCAGGCGCCGGATCTGAGCGCCACCGAGATGTTAGCGAGCGAAGAGGGAGCCGTCTGA
- the gatC gene encoding Asp-tRNA(Asn)/Glu-tRNA(Gln) amidotransferase subunit GatC translates to MSEISAEQVAHLANLARIDLSPEEIASLTSELGQIVEAVAKVQEVAGPEVPATSHPLPLVNVFRADEVRPSLTVDQALSGAPAREGDRFEVASILDED, encoded by the coding sequence ATGTCTGAAATCAGCGCAGAACAGGTCGCGCACTTGGCGAATCTCGCCCGGATCGACCTCAGCCCGGAAGAGATCGCCTCGCTCACGAGCGAGCTCGGTCAGATCGTCGAGGCGGTCGCCAAGGTGCAGGAGGTCGCGGGCCCCGAGGTCCCGGCCACGAGCCACCCGCTGCCGCTCGTCAACGTGTTCCGTGCCGACGAGGTGCGTCCGTCGCTGACCGTCGACCAGGCGCTGTCCGGCGCCCCCGCGCGTGAGGGCGACCGTTTCGAGGTCGCCAGTATCCTGGACGAAGACTGA
- a CDS encoding alpha/beta hydrolase, which translates to MLVGFAAFSIVTSVVSGLTGAVSVPAELPDRLTAGPSVSLAASGLSPAGDVPANSASVPGAVPVAARSPLLSSIQTVDPAALPGFLSAHAAEVHRLLARPPAAADVAQLWKLLDPARRSALLQSSPHLVGNLEGIPYSVRGKANTLDLDRTIASAERRLSTERGKDGRVVLQRRLDTLGKVKAALARKDGVERTLVTLDPAGDARAAIAVGDLSTASYVSVLVPGMYMSVKEQIGSWATVAQELHDQQSAHLKGFPGGHSAPGVAVVAWIGYQTPVLMNIGSLTLAEQGADSLERTLEGIRSLRAGDQPYLCVFAHSYGSTAALLALERHTVTVDALALMGSSGSNAQSVEDLSVANGNVYVGEAPMDPIVDSAFFGSDPGAPFYGAKSMGVEGAVDPITHKTLAGSTGHNEYFMAGTESMRNLAMIGIDKGGLVIPASGLLQRTQAVPNR; encoded by the coding sequence ATGCTGGTCGGCTTCGCAGCGTTCTCGATCGTTACCTCGGTCGTCTCGGGACTCACCGGGGCCGTCAGCGTTCCCGCGGAACTCCCGGACCGGCTCACCGCCGGCCCTAGCGTCAGCCTCGCCGCGTCCGGTCTGTCGCCGGCCGGTGACGTCCCCGCGAACTCGGCTTCCGTCCCCGGGGCGGTCCCGGTCGCCGCTCGCTCGCCGTTGCTGTCGAGCATCCAGACCGTCGATCCCGCGGCGCTCCCCGGCTTCCTGAGCGCTCACGCGGCGGAGGTCCACCGGCTTCTCGCCCGCCCGCCGGCCGCCGCCGATGTCGCTCAGCTCTGGAAGCTCCTCGATCCGGCCCGGCGATCGGCGCTGCTGCAGAGCAGTCCGCACCTGGTCGGCAATCTGGAGGGCATCCCGTACTCCGTCCGCGGGAAGGCGAACACACTGGACCTGGACCGCACGATCGCGTCGGCCGAGCGGCGGTTGAGCACCGAGCGGGGCAAGGACGGGCGGGTCGTCCTCCAACGCCGGCTGGACACGCTGGGCAAGGTGAAGGCTGCGCTCGCCAGGAAAGACGGCGTCGAGCGCACCCTCGTCACCCTGGACCCTGCCGGGGACGCCCGGGCGGCGATCGCGGTCGGCGATCTCAGCACGGCGTCGTATGTCAGCGTCCTCGTGCCGGGCATGTACATGTCAGTCAAGGAGCAGATCGGGTCGTGGGCGACGGTCGCGCAGGAACTGCACGACCAGCAGAGCGCGCACCTGAAGGGTTTCCCGGGCGGCCACAGCGCTCCGGGCGTCGCGGTCGTCGCGTGGATCGGCTACCAGACCCCGGTCCTGATGAATATCGGCAGCCTGACGCTCGCAGAACAGGGCGCGGACAGCCTGGAGCGGACGCTCGAGGGCATCCGCAGCCTCCGTGCGGGCGATCAGCCGTATCTCTGCGTGTTCGCGCACTCGTACGGCTCGACGGCCGCGCTGCTCGCTCTCGAGCGCCACACGGTGACGGTGGACGCGCTCGCCCTGATGGGCTCGTCGGGTTCCAATGCCCAGTCGGTCGAGGACCTCTCCGTCGCGAACGGTAATGTCTACGTTGGCGAGGCGCCGATGGACCCGATCGTGGACAGCGCGTTCTTCGGTTCCGACCCGGGAGCGCCCTTCTACGGCGCGAAGTCGATGGGGGTGGAGGGGGCGGTCGACCCGATCACGCACAAGACGCTCGCCGGCTCGACCGGACACAACGAGTACTTCATGGCCGGCACAGAGTCCATGCGCAACCTGGCGATGATCGGGATCGACAAGGGCGGGCTGGTCATCCCGGCGAGCGGCCTCCTCCAGCGGACGCAAGCCGTCCCGAACCGCTGA
- the ligA gene encoding NAD-dependent DNA ligase LigA, which produces MAETTEDQVAADARAEAQGLTTRILELRDAYYELDTVLVSDEEYDRMLRRLEELERLHPELQSQDSPTQTVGGRAQTTLFAPVEHAERMLSLDNVFSFEAFEAWAAKIERDAGRRVDYLCELKIDGLAINLRYENGVLVTAATRGDGVVGEDVTENIRHIPAITQRLSGAGPFPPVVEVRGEVFFPVAKFEELNANQQAAGERVFANARNAASGSLRQKAEGKNPAQRRLMRDRLGRLRMLVHGIGAWPNPPVATQSGVYELLRSWGLPTSAHGRVFGTVQEAADFIGRSAERRDTVEHEIDGVVIKVDELVLHDELGATSRAPRWAIAYKYPPEQVNTKLLDIVVSVGRTGRATPFAVMEKVKVAGSEVRQATLHNQDVVKAKGVLIGDTVVLRKAGDVIPEVLGPVVELRDGTEREFAMPTDCPECGTPLAPAKEGDIDLRCPNAEFCPAQVRGRVEHIGSRGGLDIEALGEVAAAALTQPRFPERAPLPTEAGLFGLRLEDLFPIEVVVRDSETGLPKLTETGVEKVDAPFRRRRQKKDGAFDPEAEAFDGDEIAVPSKSAIELLANLRAARTKPLWRILVSLNIRHVGPVAARALADHFGSLDAIRAASRDELAAVDGVGGIVADAVLSWFEIGWHCEIVENWARDGVQFAIPGHPGPGRADTGGGVLSGLTVVATGSLEGYTREAAQEAIVAAGGKAASSVSKKTDFVAAGPGAGSKLAKAEELGVRVLDAAQFTILVEQGPGALPEVAE; this is translated from the coding sequence GTGGCGGAGACGACGGAAGACCAGGTGGCGGCGGACGCTCGAGCGGAGGCTCAGGGGCTGACGACGCGGATACTGGAACTGCGGGACGCTTACTACGAGCTGGACACGGTGCTCGTCAGCGATGAGGAGTACGACCGGATGCTGCGGCGGCTCGAAGAGCTGGAGCGCCTGCATCCCGAGTTGCAGAGCCAGGACAGCCCGACGCAGACGGTCGGCGGGCGGGCGCAGACCACGCTGTTCGCACCGGTGGAGCACGCCGAGCGGATGCTGAGCCTCGACAATGTGTTCTCATTCGAGGCCTTCGAGGCCTGGGCGGCGAAGATCGAGCGGGACGCCGGCCGGCGGGTGGACTACCTCTGCGAGCTCAAGATCGACGGTCTGGCGATCAATCTGCGCTACGAGAACGGCGTGCTGGTGACGGCTGCGACCCGCGGCGACGGCGTGGTCGGCGAGGACGTCACCGAGAACATCCGCCACATCCCGGCCATCACACAGCGGCTCTCCGGAGCGGGCCCGTTCCCGCCGGTCGTGGAGGTTCGCGGCGAAGTCTTCTTCCCGGTCGCGAAATTCGAAGAACTGAACGCCAACCAGCAAGCGGCGGGCGAGCGGGTGTTCGCGAACGCTCGCAACGCGGCCAGTGGCTCGCTGCGGCAGAAGGCGGAGGGTAAGAACCCCGCGCAGCGGAGGCTCATGCGCGATCGGCTGGGCCGGCTGCGCATGCTGGTACACGGCATCGGCGCGTGGCCCAACCCGCCGGTGGCCACTCAATCCGGGGTGTACGAGCTTCTGCGCTCCTGGGGCCTGCCCACCTCGGCGCACGGCCGCGTGTTCGGGACGGTGCAGGAGGCCGCCGACTTCATCGGGCGCTCCGCCGAGCGCCGGGACACCGTCGAGCACGAGATCGACGGCGTCGTGATCAAGGTCGACGAACTCGTGCTCCACGACGAGCTGGGAGCGACGTCGCGGGCCCCACGCTGGGCGATCGCTTACAAGTACCCGCCCGAGCAGGTCAACACCAAGCTCCTCGACATCGTCGTCAGCGTCGGCCGCACCGGGCGGGCGACGCCGTTCGCGGTCATGGAGAAGGTCAAGGTCGCGGGTTCCGAGGTGCGTCAGGCGACGCTGCACAATCAGGATGTGGTCAAGGCCAAGGGCGTGCTGATCGGCGACACGGTGGTGCTGCGTAAGGCGGGCGACGTCATCCCCGAGGTGCTCGGCCCGGTGGTCGAGCTGCGCGACGGCACCGAGCGCGAGTTCGCGATGCCGACGGACTGCCCGGAGTGCGGCACGCCGCTGGCCCCCGCCAAAGAGGGCGACATCGACCTGCGCTGCCCGAACGCGGAGTTCTGCCCGGCGCAGGTGCGGGGGCGGGTGGAGCACATCGGCTCGCGCGGCGGGCTCGACATCGAGGCGCTCGGGGAGGTGGCTGCCGCGGCCCTGACTCAGCCGCGCTTCCCCGAGAGAGCGCCGCTGCCGACCGAGGCGGGACTGTTCGGGCTCCGATTGGAGGACCTGTTCCCGATCGAGGTCGTGGTGCGGGATTCTGAGACCGGGCTGCCGAAACTGACCGAGACGGGCGTCGAAAAGGTAGACGCCCCGTTCCGTCGCCGGCGACAGAAGAAGGATGGAGCGTTCGACCCCGAGGCGGAGGCGTTCGACGGCGACGAGATCGCGGTCCCGTCCAAGAGCGCGATCGAGCTTCTGGCCAACCTGCGGGCGGCGCGCACCAAGCCGCTGTGGCGTATTCTGGTCTCTCTCAACATCCGTCACGTCGGCCCGGTCGCGGCTCGCGCTCTGGCGGACCATTTCGGATCGCTCGACGCGATCCGGGCTGCATCGCGCGACGAGCTGGCGGCGGTGGACGGTGTCGGCGGCATCGTCGCGGACGCTGTGCTGTCCTGGTTCGAGATCGGCTGGCACTGCGAGATCGTCGAGAACTGGGCTCGTGACGGCGTGCAGTTCGCGATACCGGGCCACCCCGGCCCCGGGCGGGCGGACACGGGGGGCGGAGTGCTCTCCGGTCTCACGGTCGTGGCGACGGGATCGCTGGAAGGGTACACCCGCGAGGCCGCGCAGGAGGCGATCGTCGCGGCCGGGGGGAAAGCCGCGTCCAGCGTGTCGAAGAAGACCGATTTCGTCGCGGCCGGTCCCGGGGCGGGGTCCAAACTCGCCAAGGCGGAAGAACTGGGGGTGCGCGTTCTCGATGCCGCGCAGTTCACGATTCTGGTGGAACAGGGCCCAGGCGCCCTCCCGGAGGTCGCAGAGTAG